From one Misgurnus anguillicaudatus chromosome 2, ASM2758022v2, whole genome shotgun sequence genomic stretch:
- the map6d1 gene encoding MAP6 domain-containing protein 1, with translation MAWPCISRVCCLARFWNQFDKSDLSVPLTIQNYSDIAEQEVRSVAKLVSAERAPSVDFLTQDQRGSPAARDAVGVRRPQRGRTEPSYKPRDEYSPPGVPFTSVTQYKQDYKPWPIPKKDNFPWISNGGKGGSVTDSPVNGVANGTTHPRAERSGRQRGGDHISSYRQEYQPWSGARPSKPAQKRPTSLGTGSDAAPPATSYQAAFSPDAHRQTDGVPETGTHAEQSSLSEKAHTQRAEVSNKPEEQMKTKLSPNPSAVFQSKSRIFNI, from the exons ATGGCTTGGCCGTGCATCAGCAGAGTCTGCTGCCTGGCCCGGTTCTGGAACCAGTTCGATAAATCGGATCTGTCCGTTCCGCTAACCATCCAGAACTACTCGGACATCGCGGAACAAGAGGTGCGATCCGTCGCCAAACTGGTTTCCGCGGAGCGAGCGCCAAGCGTTGACTTTTTAACGCAGGATCAGCGCGGTTCTCCCGCGGCGCGGGATGCTGTTGGAGTGCGTCGCCCGCAACGGGGACGGACGGAACCGAGTTACAAACCCCGAGACGAATACAGTCCCCCGGGTGTGCCTTTCACGAGCGTGACCCAGTATAAACAGGATTACAAACCCTGGCCCATCCCAAAGAAGGATAACTTTCCCTGGATCAGTAACGGCGGAAAGGGAGGCAGTGTGACGGATAGCCCGGTAAACGGGGTCGCCAACGGTACGACGCATCCGCGGGCGGAGCGGAGCGGGAGGCAGAGAGGAGGAGATCACATCAGCTCATACAG ACAAGAGTACCAGCCTTGGTCTGGAGCTCGGCCGTCAAAGCCTGCCCAGAAACGGCCCACCTCTCTGGGTACAGGGTCTGACGCTGCCCCGCCGGCGACCAGCTACCAGGCTGCCTTCAGCCCGGacgcacacagacagacagacggcgTACCGGAGACCGGCACGCATGCGGAGCAAAGCAGTCTATCAGAGAAAGCACACACACAGCGGGCGGAGGTCAGCAATAAACCAGAG